Proteins co-encoded in one Desulfobulbaceae bacterium genomic window:
- a CDS encoding menaquinol oxidoreductase, with translation MKILYPFVAVLGLIVIAAVGSSIGMEALFGIVFPYLALLIFIGGFINKVVGWAKSPVPFRIPTTCGQANSLPWIKQDMLDCPSTTPGVIGRMVLEIFLFRSLFRNTQADVYDGPKLRYGSSKYLWLFALLFHYSFLVILVRHLRLFADPIPFFVNILEFADGFLQIGAPHIYQSDLVIIGAIALLFLRRILLTNVRYISLPADYFPLFLIFAIAVTGMLMRYVTRVDVVNIKTLAVGLATFKPVIAGDLGMMFYIHIFLVSTLLVYFPFSKLMHLGGVFMSPTRNLANNSRMVRHINPWNDPNLKPHSYASYEDEYREFMVDAGIPVDKELPAETPAAEEA, from the coding sequence ATGAAAATCCTGTATCCCTTCGTCGCCGTCCTTGGTCTAATCGTCATTGCCGCAGTAGGTTCTTCAATTGGTATGGAGGCATTGTTTGGCATTGTCTTCCCCTACCTCGCCCTGCTGATTTTTATCGGCGGGTTCATTAACAAGGTTGTGGGTTGGGCCAAATCACCTGTGCCTTTTCGCATCCCAACCACCTGTGGTCAGGCAAACTCATTGCCTTGGATCAAGCAGGATATGCTTGATTGTCCATCGACAACACCTGGTGTGATCGGCAGGATGGTACTTGAAATTTTTCTGTTCCGCTCGCTGTTCCGTAACACCCAGGCTGATGTCTACGATGGACCTAAGCTCCGCTATGGTTCAAGTAAGTACTTGTGGCTTTTTGCCTTGCTTTTTCACTACTCGTTTTTGGTAATATTGGTTCGCCACTTGCGTCTTTTTGCTGATCCAATTCCATTTTTCGTCAATATTCTTGAGTTTGCCGATGGTTTTCTGCAGATTGGCGCTCCTCATATCTATCAATCAGATCTGGTCATTATTGGCGCTATCGCGCTCCTTTTCCTGCGGCGGATACTCTTGACCAATGTTCGTTACATCTCGCTTCCTGCCGACTATTTCCCCCTCTTCTTGATCTTCGCCATCGCCGTGACCGGGATGCTGATGCGTTATGTCACTCGGGTGGATGTCGTCAATATTAAGACTCTGGCGGTCGGCCTGGCAACATTTAAACCTGTTATTGCCGGTGACTTGGGGATGATGTTCTATATCCATATTTTCCTGGTCAGCACTTTGCTGGTCTATTTTCCTTTCAGTAAGTTAATGCACCTGGGTGGCGTATTCATGAGCCCGACCAGAAATCTTGCGAATAACAGCAGGATGGTTCGTCATATTAACCCTTGGAATGACCCGAATTTGAAACCTCATTCCTATGCCTCTTATGAAGATGAGTACAGGGAGTTTATGGTGGACGCCGGTATTCCGGTTGATAAAGAGTTGCCGGCAGAGACTCCTGCCGCTGAAGAGGCGTAA